The sequence below is a genomic window from Cucumis melo cultivar AY chromosome 5, USDA_Cmelo_AY_1.0, whole genome shotgun sequence.
CCCAGctaaaaatgtttaatttatCTTCTTGTTATCAACTCTAAGACATTCCACCAAATGCTCTTTCAAAGTTAAAGAAACTAGAGGCATTAAATCGGTAAACTTTTGATATATGGGAAGGAGAAAAGGGGATATATGGAGGTTGCAGGGGAAATTCTAATCTTTTCGTGTTTCAGCAATTGTCTCATACCtttttgcttcaaatttaacCATTCAAGATGAAGAGATTATGCCAAACCTCTTGTTTTCAAGAGAGTTTTAACTCAGAAAAGGTCAACATTATTGCTATTGCTTGGATGATTGGATTAATAAACGTTATTAAGAAGGTGAGTAAGTGTTTGTTGCAAAGGACCAATTTGTTTAAAGGATTTGTACTCACTAACTATTAGATATGGAAATGACTTCTCACATTAATTTGAAGCATCTCTTAATCCCTTCATGGAAGTTTAATATTTCAACATTTTATCGCTGTAAAGGACAAGCCTTAAAATTGTTCTTTACTTTCCCCATATTAAATATCACATACATTCTTTTAACaacaatagaaaagaaaaagaagggtaTAGGGAATTTGAACTTTAACTTTAATTAAAGGATCCAACTAAATTTAGCTACTTAAGATGGGTCGCATATTACTTTTACTTTTCTTGCTTTGATGACTCAAAAGTTCCTCACTCCAATTAACGAATTAAAATGTTCCTCACGGGGGTTTATGCCAATATATGTTCTATTCATACATAAATATAAACAACAAATAATTTTGGTCTTCTATCTCATTAttatcttcttcatttttctctgCTCCAGATCAGCATCATCTTATTTCTTCCATCAGGTCACATATTTCTTCTCTGTCATCACTTTATGCAATATATTTATGGTTACATTTTCCGTCACTTACACTTTCCATCTCATTTCTGTACTTATAAGCTGATTTGTGTTgatttttttgttcttctttttttggATAGTTTTTACTTGGTGATCTTTACGTGTTCACTTTTACTTTTCTGTTAAGGCAAAAGCTTCAAAATTATTATGGTTCAGTCCCTGcgggtttttatttttttaaatatttttgtaggttttaattattttgaagatcAACAACAAGGCATAATAATGGACATCCTTATTTCAGTCACTGCAAAAATTGCTGAATACACTGTTGAGCCTGTTTTACGCCAACTTCGTTATGTATTTTTCATTCGTTCCAACTTTTGCGAACTTAAGACTCAAATAGAAAAGCTGAAGATTACAAAAGAATCTGTGGAACACAACATCCATTCTGCAAGAAGAAATGCTGAAGACATAAAACCTGCCGTTGAGGAATGGTCGAAAAAGGTTGATGACATTGTTGGAAAATCTGAGGAGATATTAGCCTATGAAGGTGGACATGGTAGACTTTGTTCCACCAATTTGGTCCAACGACACAAGTTAAGTAGAAAAGCAAGCAAAATGGCCTATGAGGTTCGTGCGATGAACACCGAGGGGAAAAGTTTTGATACAGTATCCTACAAAATTGTTATCCCATCGGTTGGTTGTTCACCGACAAAAGTACCTGACTTTCTTGATTTTGACTCAAGAAAGTCAATTGTGAAACAAATCATGGATGCACTCTCTGAAGATAATGTCCATAGGATCGGAGTGCACGGGATGGGGGGTGTTGGAAAAACAATGCTAGTGAAtgaaattttaagaaaaattgggGAGAGTAAGAAGCTTTTTGACGAGGTGGTAACATCTACGATCAGCCAAACACCAGATTTTAAAAGAATTCAAGGAGAACTAGCTGACAAGCTAGGTTTGAAATTCGAACAAGAAACAATAAAAGGAAGGGCTTCTATTCTAGAAAAGAGGTTGAAGATGGAGAGAAGTATCCTAGTCGTGTTGGATGATGTCTGGGAGAATATTGATTTGAAAGATATAGGAATTCCAAGTGTTGAAGATCATACGGGATGCAAGATCTTGTTTACCACTAGGAATAAAGATTTGATCTCAAATCAAATGTGCGCCAATAAAATTTTTGAGATAAAAGTTTTAGGAGAAGATGAGTCATGGAATTTATTTAAGACAATAGCAGGTGAAATTGTGGAAGCAAGAGATTTGAAGCCTATAGCCATTCAAATTGTGAGAGAATGTGCAGGTTTGCCTATTGCTATTACTACTGTTGCTAAGGCATTACGAAATCAATCATCCGACATTTGGAATGATGCCTTAAATCAGCTTAAAAGTGTTGATGTGGGTATTGCAAACATTGGAGAAATGGAAAGGAGAGTGTATTTGCCACTAAAACTGAGTTATGATTACTTGGGATATGAAGAGGTgaagttattattcttgttaTGCAGCATGTTTCCAGAAGACTTTACCATTGACGAGGAAGAGTTGCATGTATATGCCATAGGCATGGGATTCTTACATGGTGTTAATACTGTGGAAAAAGTACGATGTAGGATTAAAAAATTGGTTGAGGATCTTATATCTTCTTCTTTGCTTCAACAATATTCTGAGTATGGACGCAATTATGTGAAAATGCATGATATGATTCGTGATGTAGCCCTATCAATTGCATCTAAGAATGAACACGTACGTACATTGAGCTACGTGAAAAGATCGAATGAAGAATGGGAAGAAGAGAAACTATCGGGTAATCATACCGCAGTGTTCATTGATGGTTTACATTATCCTCTCCCGAAGTTAACGTTACCCAAAGTTCAATTATTAACGTTAGTTGGACAATCTTGGGAAATTAAGTGTGTGTCGGTGGTAGAAACTTTGTTTGAAGAAATGAAAGAGCTCAAAGGTTTAGTATTAGAAAACGTAAATATATCATTGATGCAACGACCATCTGATCTTTACTCCTTAGCAAACATCAGAGTATTATGTTTGCGAAGATGTCAATTATTAGGGAGCATAGATTGGATTGGTGAATTAAAAAAGCTTGAAATTCTTGATTTTAGTGGATCTAACATCACACAAATTCCTACAACCATGAGCCAATTGACACAACTCAAAGTGTTAAATTTATCTTCTTGTAATCAACTCAAGGTAATTCCACCAAATATTCTTTCAAAGTTGACAAAATTGGAAGAATTAAGTCTGGAAACTTTTGATAGATGGGAAGGAGAAGAATGGTATGAAGGAAGGAAAAATGCCAGCCTTTCTGAACTCAAGTGCTTGCGACATCTTTATGCTTTAAATTTAACCATTCAAGATGAAGAAATTATGCCAAAAGATTTGTTTTTAGCTGAGGAGTTGAAGCTTCAAAAATTCAACATTTGTATTGGTTGCCAATCAATGTATACTTTTGGACCCCCGAACAGAATCAAAAACTTCATTGCAATGGAGATGGAATCAGGAAGGTGCTTGGATGATTGGATAAAAAATTTGTTAAAGAGGTCGGACAATGTGTGTTTGAAAGGATCAATTTGTTCAAAGGTTCTCCACTCAGAATTGGTAGGTACAAATGACTTCGTAAATTTGAAGTATCTCTATCTTTATgataattcaaaatttcaatattttatcaACGTTAGCAATACCATCAACATTGAAGAATCATTTTTTAGTGAAATGGTAAATTTCATCAACACATTTTTCTATGTTTCTATATACACATCAAAATTTATAAATCACCTGTTTGTTCATTTTTATTGTTCCTTCCACAAGTTCCTTCTAACATTTGTTGTTAGTAATGATATTAGGGATAAGATTCTATTCTTCTTTGTTTTAGAAGGCTCTTCTCTTGGCGTAGAGAGACTCTTTCTTGTTTCAtacattaatgataatataaaGTATATAAATGCATGTCAGGTGATATTCCAAGAAAATTTAAAGAAGTTTATTAGATATTTCCTATCTAAGGAAGCACATTTGAAGTAATCATTTTACACAATTTGTTATGGTAATTTTAAAACACTATATAAATTATATGTTGTTAGTTAGCATCAGTTGTGATGATATGGTTAATTACGTTGTCACAAACTGAACTTTTAAGGACGTAAATTTGTAGGTATCACTTCCTAATTTGGAGAAGTTGGAAATTGTGAATGCAGAGAGTTTGAAGATGATATGGAGCAATAACGTGCCAATTCTTAATTCCTTTTCCAAACTCGAGGAAATAACAATTTGTTCATGCAACAATCTTCAAAAAGTATTATTTCCTTCAAATATGATGGACATTCTTACATGCCTTAAAGTCTTAGATATTAGAGATTGTGAATTGTTGGAAGGGATATTTGAAGTGCAAGAGCCAATTAGTGTTGTTGAGAGCAATAATGTACCCATTCTTAATTCCTTTTCCAAACTCGAGGAAATAACAATTTGGTCATGCAACAATCTTCAAAAAGTATTATTTCCTCCAAATATGATGGACATTCTTACATGCCTTAAAGTCTTAGATATTAGAGATTGTGAATTGTTGGAAGGGATATTTGAAGTGCAAGAGCCAATTAGTGTTGTTGAGAGCAATAATGTACCCATTCTTAATTCATTTTCCAAACTCGAGGAAATAAGAATTTGTTCATGCAACAATCTTCAAAAAGTATTATTTCCTCCAAATATGATGGGCATTCTTACATGCCTTAAAGTCTTAGAGATTGAACATTGTGAATTGTTGGAAGGGATATTTGAAGTGCAAGAGCCAATTAGTGTTGTTGAGAGCAATAATGTACCCATTCTTAATTCCTTTTCCAAACTCGAGGAAATAAGAATTTGTTCATGCAACAATCTTCAAAAAGTATTATTTCCTCCAAATATGATGGGCATTCTTACATGCCTTAAAGTCTTAGAGATTGAACATTGTGAATTGTTGGAAGGGATATTTGAAGTGCAAGAGCCAATTAGTGTTGTTGAGAGCAATAATGTACCCATTCTTAATTCATTTTCCAAACTCGAGGAAATAAGAATTTGTTCATGCAACAATCTTCAAAAAGTATTATTTCCTCCAAATATGATGGGCATTCTTACATGCCTTAAATTCTTAGAGATTAAAAATTGTGAATTGTTGGAAGGGATATTTGAAGTGCAAGAGCCAATTAGTGTTGTTGAAGCGAGTCCTATCGTGCTCCAAAATTTAATTAGGTTGGAATTATATAATCTTCCAAACCTTGAGTACGTGTGGAGCAAAAATCCTTGTGAGCTTCTGAGTttggaaaatataaaaagtttGACCATTGAGGAATGTCCAAGACTTAGAAGAGAATACTCAGTCAAAATTCTCAAGCCACTTCAATATGTAAGCATAGATATCAAACAATTGATGAAGGTTATTGAGAAGGAAAAGTCAGCAGATCATAATATGTTGGAATCAAAGCAATGGgagacttcttcttcttctaaggTACGTATATATTCTACAACAAAACATGTTTGTTCAATTTAATTTtcagaaaatatataaattgttTTCAAGACCTTAGTTGAACAGAATTGGTTCTGTTAGTTGAACagagttttaaagaaaacaaattattaTGTTTGTTCTAGAAACCTATGGAAATTAGTGTTATTAGGGGTTAATTATTTACCtgaattaaaaaagaataagcAACGTAAACCGCTTAATTTTAATATGTTTATCAATAGAAATTAGGATCCGTTTGGATTGACTTGAATGATATGTTTTCCTGGAAAGAAACTCATTTTTGTTTGAACTCATTTTTATGAAAATTGGCTAaaatacatttaaaaaatgaggtggctttcaaatattcaattttttttttaaataacttattttttgaattaaacACTCCAAAATGTAATTCAAAAACACCCATATAAGTTAATTAGATATATAATtaatacataaattaattaattttatttagtttgagttaaattagttttaatgcaaacaataatatatttttatagcCAATATACAAGAATGAAAGTAagaaaagaagacaaaaaaaaaaaaaaaaaatgatatgttAATTAGAATTTTACATAAAGAATGATCTGATTAAAGCTAATCTCTATCGATATagttttttaattatattaaatatagtAAGTAGTCCATTAtaataattgaatttttttgtaccaaattaattaaactaattcTTTTTACTAATTATTGAATATTTAAGATATTTTTggctaattaattaataatttgtgtggATATATAAGTTATTATTGCATTTATTTAATAGATATTTTTGATCATCAGGATGGGGTTCTACGGCTGGGAGATGGTTCTAAGTTGTTTCCAAATCTTAAAAGTTTGAAGCTATATGGTTTTGTTGATTATAACTCAACCCATTTACCAATGGAAATGTTGCAAATCTTATTCCAACTTAAACACTTTGAATTGGAAGGAGCATTTATTGAAGAAATTTTCCCCAGCAATATACTGATTTCAAGCTCTATGGATTTACAGAGTTTGACTCTATATAAACTACCCAAGCTTAAGCATTTGTGGAGTGAAGAATGCTCACGAAACAATATCACCTCAGTTCTTCaacatttgatttttctaaGAATTTCAGATTGTGGAAGATTGAGTAGTTTAACTTTAGTGTCATCATTAGTGTGTTTTACAAACTTGAAAAGTCTTGCGGTTTATAAATGTGATAGACTAACCCATTTGCTGAATCCTTCGATGGCTACAACGCTTGTGCAACTTCAAGATTTGACAATAAATGAATGCAAAAGAATGAGAAGTGTAATTGAGGAAGGATCAACCGAAGAAGATGGAAATGATGAAATGGTTGTATTCAACAACCTACAAGATTTATACATTTTTAATTGTTCCAACCTAACAAGCTTTTATTGTGGGAGATGCATCATTAAATTTCCATGTTTGAGGGAAGTATACATTTGGGACTGTCCTGAAATGAAGGTCTTTTCGCTTGGAATTGTAAGCACACCTCGATTGAAATAtggaaatttttatttaaagaatgatTACGATGATGAACGGTGTCATCCTAAATATCCCAAAGATATGTTGGTGGAAGATATGAATGTCATCACCAGAGAATATTGGGAGGATAATGTTGATACCAGAATTCCAAATTTATTTGCCGAACAggtttgtatatttaattaccttttcatatttggtaataattaatttttattatttgtgtGTTAGAGTATGAACTTTAatgaatttatttaattaatgcAGAGTTTGGAGGAAAACCGATCTgaaaattcttcttcttcaaagaaTAATGTTGAGAAAGAATAAGGAATTATATGGATATTGTTGTACACTACTTAATATATCATTTCATCCACAAGGAAAAGGTCAGACTCTTGAAATCCTCCATTCTTTTTTACGAGAGAATATCATCCAATGTCAGATTGAAAAGTCTCGATAGatttgttaaattaatttttgataCAAGTCATAAAATGTTAAttagtataataataatatatctgATCCCATCAAATTAATTAGAAGTAACGACAAATTTAACTTCTGTAATATCAATTCAATTTGATGTCTGCATAAAATTTGATGTCACAAATTTAACTTCTgtaatatgaattttttttttttcctttggaCATAAAACCAACAAGAAGTTAAAATAGATATAACAATGAATTTAACTCACATATAATAAATTCATCCAATATAATGTTCTTTcacctttttctctctttcacaaAACTGTAGTAATAATATCTACCACAAAAGGTAAACCATTAAGGCATTAATATGATTCTTCAAGAAGGTTGTTTATTTGATCAAATTTTCATGAAAGTATTAATACAGTGTATGTTTTGCAAAGGAAGCTGCCAAATACCTACCTCAATCCTAGCAGATGCGTTCTTTGCAAGTCGGCTGTCAAAGACTTGAACCATATTTTCACAACCTGTGCCAATTCGCAAATAGCCTCTGGGTCAAACTGCACGATAAAATTGGTGGAAACTTTGATACAAACAGTATCAAAGCCCTCTGTTGGTCTCTTGGCTCGCTGAAACAATCAAACAGAAAGAACATCATTCTCTCGATGTAGGTGTGGATCTTCTTTTGTCCATTTGGGTGGAAAGAAACAATAGGATTTTCATAGACATAGAAAGAAGCTTAGTCGGTATTCAATTTCTATGTCGGTATCACATATTTTCATGTTTCCATACGTTTAATTTCCATATAGAAGTGAATCCATAGTTTTATTATATTGCGGAAAGTCTACCAAACATGGAAATTAGCTATgaaaatattagaaatataaataatagaaattttgacttatttgaaaaaaatttaaaaaattattcatttatgggtttaaatttatttttaaatttttttgtttttatatattattttaaaaatatatattgaaattaatattttattgatattatatcatcaaaatttttgtaaaattaagatCTTTAATATAACGCCCCAGACCCAAGATTTGGAATTCGGATCCCTGACATTCTTTTGCATCCCCTGTGATCTGATAACATCATCTTTACTTGTCTTAAATTATTAGAGTGAAAGTTCTCTCCACAAAACAATAGGAGTCATTTCAACATACTTTGTGCTCACTCACAGCATCCCTATCACTcataattaatgtaaaattttattatatttgtaaatatgttTTGGTGTACTTTGCCATATATTAAAACCTACTACTAAACAAAATGAAATGATTAAAAAGGAAGGGAAGgtattaaaaattataaattttaagaaaggaaaagaagaagaagaagaaaaaaaaaaaaagagaatgatGAGTGAGAGGCACCAAGTGAGGACATATACTACTCTTTGagtacataacctaatggttaagaaaaaaaaaaatctcatatcaaattcaaagtgccatgctattattacttaatattttatatggaaGTTAAATAAATTGTTAGAGAGAAGTCTTGTTTTCTGTCTGTTTGTTAACTCATTTTTGtaattaatgtttaatttgATCATTGTCATTCCAATTAATTGTAACATAATTTTCTGCCCAATTTATCTCTTTTGCTTTCGTTTTTGTTTAGATACCCTACTCGGCTACTCCTCAACTTTTCCTCATTTCATTTTCAGTTGGCCATATGAATGATTTTGTTTTAACCTTATCTTCATTCTCccacttctttttttcttttattactttatatattccttttcttttcgtttATTATCTCAGGGTGGGCCAaacatattttttgttttacgaCATAATCATTTGGTCTtttgattgttatttgattaatgtttttttgttatagttatttttaacatttttcattACAGTTTTGATAATAAACGGAAACATGTGTTGTTTATTTTACTGAAT
It includes:
- the LOC103504481 gene encoding uncharacterized protein LOC103504481 is translated as MEMESGRCLDDWIKNLLKRSDNVCLKGSICSKVLHSELVSLPNLEKLEIVNAESLKMIWSNNVPILNSFSKLEEITICSCNNLQKVLFPSNMMDILTCLKVLDIRDCELLEGIFEVQEPISVVESNNVPILNSFSKLEEITIWSCNNLQKVLFPPNMMDILTCLKVLDIRDCELLEGIFEVQEPISVVESNNVPILNSFSKLEEIRICSCNNLQKVLFPPNMMGILTCLKVLEIEHCELLEGIFEVQEPISVVESNNVPILNSFSKLEEIRICSCNNLQKVLFPPNMMGILTCLKVLEIEHCELLEGIFEVQEPISVVESNNVPILNSFSKLEEIRICSCNNLQKVLFPPNMMGILTCLKFLEIKNCELLEGIFEVQEPISVVEASPIVLQNLIRLELYNLPNLEYVWSKNPCELLSLENIKSLTIEECPRLRREYSVKILKPLQYVSIDIKQLMKVIEKEKSADHNMLESKQWETSSSSKDGVLRLGDGSKLFPNLKSLKLYGFVDYNSTHLPMEMLQILFQLKHFELEGAFIEEIFPSNILISSSMDLQSLTLYKLPKLKHLWSEECSRNNITSVLQHLIFLRISDCGRLSSLTLVSSLVCFTNLKSLAVYKCDRLTHLLNPSMATTLVQLQDLTINECKRMRSVIEEGSTEEDGNDEMVVFNNLQDLYIFNCSNLTSFYCGRCIIKFPCLREVYIWDCPEMKVFSLGIVSTPRLKYGNFYLKNDYDDERCHPKYPKDMLVEDMNVITREYWEDNVDTRIPNLFAEQSLEENRSENSSSSKNNVEKE
- the LOC127149596 gene encoding probable disease resistance protein At5g63020 translates to MDILISVTAKIAEYTVEPVLRQLRYVFFIRSNFCELKTQIEKLKITKESVEHNIHSARRNAEDIKPAVEEWSKKVDDIVGKSEEILAYEGGHGRLCSTNLVQRHKLSRKASKMAYEVRAMNTEGKSFDTVSYKIVIPSVGCSPTKVPDFLDFDSRKSIVKQIMDALSEDNVHRIGVHGMGGVGKTMLVNEILRKIGESKKLFDEVVTSTISQTPDFKRIQGELADKLGLKFEQETIKGRASILEKRLKMERSILVVLDDVWENIDLKDIGIPSVEDHTGCKILFTTRNKDLISNQMCANKIFEIKVLGEDESWNLFKTIAGEIVEARDLKPIAIQIVRECAGLPIAITTVAKALRNQSSDIWNDALNQLKSVDVGIANIGEMERRVYLPLKLSYDYLGYEEVKLLFLLCSMFPEDFTIDEEELHVYAIGMGFLHGVNTVEKVRCRIKKLVEDLISSSLLQQYSEYGRNYVKMHDMIRDVALSIASKNEHVRTLSYVKRSNEEWEEEKLSDGKEKNGMKEGKMPAFLNSSACDIFML